The Apus apus isolate bApuApu2 chromosome 1, bApuApu2.pri.cur, whole genome shotgun sequence nucleotide sequence GGGAGTAAATCAGTGTTGCTAGTGAAGGAAGCTTCTCTGTCACATCTTCTCCTTAGCTGAAAATACAATGAATAAAGCAGGTAATTGCAGAAAGAGAAAGTACCCGCTGTTTATACTGTTACGTATTGTTATGCAGTATTTTATACTACTGCTGTCTGTACATTAGAATTCTGGGGTGATGTATAACCAAACTTTTCAGAATCGCTAACTATATTCAGAGTCCCTGATTTGAGCTTTTGGttattaattttcagaaatgttaagcACTCGCATCTGTGGCAGCAATCCATGCCTGTTTAATGTAATGCCTGTGTAATACTTTATATCCTGAAAATTTAGGTCACAGTTTGTACATCTGAAAAATCAGATAACACCATCTTCTTTGCATCCtctcttcaggtatttatacatttataaatttataagcctttctgagccttctcttctccaggctaaacagtaccagctctctcagcattttctcataggagagatgctccagtccctcagTCATCCTAGTGGCCCTTTGTTGGACTCTCttcagtatgtccatgtctctctttgTACTTGAGAGGccagaactgcacccagcaCTCATtaggtctcaccagagctgagTAGAAGGGAAGGATTGCCTTCCTCAACCAGCTGGCAGTACTCTccctaatgcagcccaggataccattaGCTGCCTTTGCAGCAAAGGCATATtgatggctcatgttcaacATGGCATCCTCCAGTAAGCCCAGGCTtcctgccaagctgctttccagcgGAGTGGCCTCCAGCATGTGCTGGTGCCTGGGATTGTTAATCTCCAGTTGATGGActttgcatttccctttgttgaacttcataatgTCCCTGTCAGCTGCTTTCTCCAGCCTATCAAGATCCCTCTAGATGGCAGCACGACCCTCTGGTGTATTAGCCAGTTCTCCCAGTTTTCCATCATTAGGAAAATTCCAGAGGGTACACCCTGCCCAGTCATCCAGATCATCAATGAAGATGTAAAACAGGCTTGGATGCAGCATTAACCCCTGGGGCACACTACTAGTTACCAGTGTCCAACTAGACTTTGTGCCACAGATCATCACTCTCTCTTGGGCCTGGCCATTCAGCCAGTTTTGGGTGGTCAACAGCTCTTCTAGGAGACAGTGCCAAAGACCTGACTGAActcaaggtagacaacatccactgccCTCTCCTCATCCACCAGGCCAGTCATTTCGCCATAAAAGTTGGTCAATCATGACTTCCCCTGGGTGAAGCCATGCTGACTGCTACTGATGATTTTCTTGCCCTTAATGTGCCAGGGTTAGATGCTCCATCAGAATTTTCTTTAGAGCCAAGTTTGAACACCATCTTAACATGCTCCAGAAGGATATATCAAAAAATACTGGGTGGAAATTTGAAAGCCTTTCATCCTGTGCTTTGAATTATGGAGAAGTTCTGTGGAATAAATAGAATGTGAATTTATGCTATGATGTCCCTGTAAAGACTGAGCCACAGATCATTTTACCTGGGATGTTTTCTGTCCTGGAAGTGGTCAATAAGTATCATTGATAAGTATAATTTCAAGAGTAATTTGCAGGCTGTGTGGTTTTTAGGAGATGTAACATTCACTATAGGAAGGGTTTCTGTGGTTCTACTTTGCGAATGCCGTGTGTGTATATCCTATGAGGACCAATTCTCTGACCGTGGGAAGGTTAATGTAGTGTGTAACATCTTATTAGCAGAATGAAGATAGGGAGAGACATCTTTTAGAATTTGATTTTGTAGTGAGAagattgctttttttcattattatcttTGCAATTTTTAAGGGGTGTTGAATTATATAATTGCATTACTTATTAATTTTTAcataaagttaatttaaaatgaacaaaaagtatttcagaaaaactgGCCAATTGCAGGATATCAATCTCTTATTTAATCAGTCATTAGACACTAGTCTACATATTGCTTCTGTCTATTGTAATTCTGTTTAAGCCTCTTGTTATAACATCAgagtgttgttttttattatctaaacatttactttttaaaaatgggtttgTTCTGAGCCAAGTCATCTAAGACCTTGATCTAAGTATTAGTTGCATTATTTGTATGTTTTGAAAGGGTACatgcttcagtgttttcttgAAGGAGAGCTTTTGCCATGTTTGTTTATGCTTCAGAAGTGTATCAaatgaatttttctttcaaaagggttatattaataaaaaagagaCCTTTTTGCTTGTGTCCAGAAAACTTTTCAAGACAAAGTCTTGTACAACAAGAGGAGATTTGTGCTTTGAAAGAAACAATTGCACGACTCAATAAAGAGAAGGCAACTTTGCAAGGTTgtgtggaagaaggaagagcGAAGATCGCTACTTTTCAGGAATGCCTGGCAACTAAAGTATGTTCTGACATGTAAATAGTCACAAAAATTAAAGAGGGAAAGGATCTGTTGGGTCATCACACTGATGTTATATTGGTATCTGCAGCAGTGCACAGAGCTGACCTGGttctgctctgttttcaagGCAACAATaaaactcccactgacttcaacaGCAGTAGGATTGAGCAGTGTTGAGCATcttgtgtttggtgttttgtatGGCTTATACGTAACAAGAGAGGAGAGTTTAAGTACTCTTATGAAGTGGAGAAGTGTAAATTAGCCAATAAAATATCTTGTTTGTCATAAAATTTAGCCTACATTATTCTTAATGGTCAACTGGTATTAGAGGTGCATGGTACCAAATATTATTGCCTTTGATGTCATTGAAGAAGGTTCTGAATTATATTCTTTTCACCTTAAGGTATTAGTTTTCCTAAGAAAATTGCATCAGTTGATTTGCACAGAAAATTGCACAGTGTGATTTCAAACCATATAATGAAGCTGCTTAGTTCTTTGCTctgaaacactgtttttcaCACCAGCTTAAGTCGTCTGGGTAGTGATTAAGGATGAACTAGACAAGGCACTTTTTTAACTCTTGTGATAGTTAACTCAAGAATTTGCActgatttttaacaaaatcttAAATATAATATATTGATGGACAGGCGATAATCGTCTTGCTCTAAGCACTAGACTCTGCTATTCAAAAACTGTAAGTTGTAAAAGGGTGTTGTTATGGTTTGGCAGACCCTGGCGTGGTGTTAGACACCTATATAGAGAGAGGGTCCTTAGAACCCTGAAAGcctggaagggtcagtattcccgCCACTCCCTGTCacaatctataaaagccaggagagccagAAGCTGGgcccttctctcttcctgctcctgcctgccaggactgctgctggttccttcgGCTTCCCACGTGTTCGCTCCAGAATCCAGCTGCATCGGGTGCTGGGAGGAGTCGTGGAGCTCCCCCCTGGAGTGGGCCTGCCTTTGCCGTATCCCTGTCATCCTCGAGATCTGTTTTCTTTATAGACACTTACCTGTTCTTAACACTTTTTACCCTTTTACCTTGTGTTACAGTAAATTTGTTCCTAGTTTCAAGTCTCTCTTCTTTAttccccttctgtcttcccctgggagggtggagggggatggggataacagagagcaattctgtcctctggtttTTGGGATTCccctttaatatttaaaccaggacaggtgTCCATCTTAAAGAAGAGTTGGCTGTTGCTCACTTCTCTTGTGTCTTCAATGGAAGACTTTTCATTAGCCCATCTATGCTTCTTTTACTTTCTCTGCACAAAGGCAGTGGTGTAAAGTGATATACTTTGTGCTGCCATCTTTATGGAAATTCAGTTACGGAATTACTGTTTTATCAGTCACAAACTAACAGACTGTGGTAGTTTATTCGTTGTAGGAAAGCTGTGATAACTTACCTAGTAGACAGAAGACATCGTTCAGCTTTGGAAGTGTGAGACAAATGCTGTCTTTAGAATGACAAAGGtttacaaaaaaagaattaaaattattctattgCGCAGAAGGTAATAATATTTGTTCCTTTATTTGCCAAAGTAGATGATCAGAATTTTCAGCTCTAAACGGTATGTGATGAAACTTGGAAAtcacaatccattctccatTAAATAGTTGAATTAATCAGCTAGctgaataaaaggaaaatatagatacatttatttaatttttttcccatttatacTGAGGAGCGGAgagacatttatttaaaatctgtatttcttttcaaggaGAAAATAGTTTCAGATTTCAAGATTCTGAATTCTGAGTTGGAGCGTTCAAAAAAGTAAGGATAAAATGTCAAGATcattattaatgttttattaatttataacaTTAACTCAGAAATTGAATCATAGGATGTGCTaatgtaaaagtatttttttactctATTAGATATTAAAATGTTACAGCTTTGTTTCATGACCGGTAAACTTAACCACTGGAAAAGTTATCATTTATATTAGGTTGAGCAGTATTGTCCTACttaaagtgttttttatttactgcaCAGAAAATCTGCTGAAGCACTCAGTATCTATGAGAAAGATAACACCAGTCTGCGACAAGAGCTACAAGAAACCAAGCAAGTACTTGCACAGACTAACAAGAAAAGAGAATCATTAGCTCAGGAGAATGACAGGTTACAAGAGCATCTTTCTAATATTAAGCAAGAAAACCAGGTATATTTGTACAAAGAACTGTtaactaaaaaggaaaattgtgtattttttaagtaGTGCATAGAATTGGTGGGCCCTCATCTGAAATAAATCTGCAAACTAATTTTTAAGCtcattttttaaactcagaTTTTCCCCTTATTGCTCAGCTCACTTGTATAAAGACCGGCTATTCTTATGTAATAGTCTAGATGTTTATCTTGAGGAAGAGCTAATtaatgttggttttgtttgttgttgggtgtTTTCCTGATCCTTATGTGAAAGCACTGTGGCAATTATAGCTATTGCTTATATAGAAAAGTACTATAAAGGAGGCAGTGAGCATTTCTTACACTGTGTTGTGACTGGCCCAGAGCATTTAGAAGCTTATGAATGTGACTTCATAATACTTTGCCACAGTACACATTTTAATAAGCTTCAAAACTTATtgctaattttgtatttatttacattccTTTAAAGTGGCTTTTGGATAAAAGATGCTGGAAATACTTGGCTATAATACATTATATTGCCCCCTGTGTTCTTTGTGTGCAGTTACTAACAAAAGTAgttaaaatactttataaagTGTCATCTCATGCATACACAATGTTCATGCATCAATGCATTTTCCCAGCAGCTAGAAATTTAGCTTAATACCTGTAGTAGTTCATCACTGTGCAGTGTTCtggttctttctgttttgttgttcaACTTCTTGCCTTCATCTTAAGTTTTTTGATAgttcctctttcttccctgcACGTGTTCTGCTGCTTAGGatatctttattttgaaaatgcattctGCTCACCTGGTTTCTCTTCCTCTACATGGGCTATCCTGTTTTGAAGGAGCAGATAAAGTTCACCTGATTTTAGCTATAGAAAAGTTTTCAGGCATTAAGGCTCCCTTTTACATGAGCAAAAGTCCACCAGAAGTAGATTCATCCCATCCCAGTTTTTTTGAGATTCATTTTACCTCTCTCCCTTCATTAAGAAGAATTGTAGCTCACTAGATCAGATCAGGTGCCTAATTCTGCACTGCAAACATTAGGTGAGATAACTCCCATGCTAAAAGACTTCTGTCAAACACACTAATCTTTTCTCTTTAGTGCCCACTTTAAATATGCTTAGAAAAGTCGAGGTCCTGGTAGCTTTAACCACCAACAACAGGTAGCGAGAGTCTCTAGAAACGTGGATTGCTGAAAGATACTATGTCAGGGAATTCTATTCTGAACCTTCTCTCAGAATCCCAGTCATTACTGCACTGGTCAGCTGGTACAAAATACAGCTTCCTGTTGCTTCTAGctatttttgaaagctgcttggttttctttgcaATGCTTGGACACTTGTAGaagcagttaaaacaaaaaggttGTGCCTTATAGGATCAACTACTTTTTAAGGCGCTTGCCTTTTCAAGACATGTTGGTGCCTCTAGGTTCTTCCATTACTTTAGGTGATACTTAAGGTATTTAAAGTAGCATTCTCATTTATTCACTTGTACCTGCATATTCTTCTAGTAATTTTGTAAGGAGGGGTTTCTGAACAGACCAGTTCAAGACAGCCTTTCTGcgtttttttttccacatcctATTCTCTTTCTCAAGCAATAGTTGCCAGAAATTCTGTGTGTGCTTTCCTAATACTTATGGCTTTATTTGTCTGGGTTAGGGGATAAGCACTTAATtatgtttggttggttggttggttttgttttctttcagtttttttgtgtttgtggttattttggtttggttttggttttgtttgtttgggggttttgtttgtttggtttggtttgttgttttttggtttttttggttttttttctcctaggcATCTGCTTTTTCAAATGTAGGCTTTTGAGAGGCTGTAACGCGAAAAAAGGAGGGATCTGACTCTGAGCCCTACTCCTTAAATGGGGCATGCTCTTTTGTCATGTGCATTTAGCTGATAAATAATCCATCTGTATTTCTCTACttaactgctgcatttttttaattgacattttccttctttttaagaaaatacattattatttgtaagtcaaagacattatttttgacaaatgcaaaaaaaaaccaaccaaaccctAACAGAAATATACATGGTTTAGATTTTATATACCCTTTAAAGAATGAGTTAATAAAGCTATAGGTGTTAGATATGCActaattctgtttttaaaggtaCAAGCCATATATTTTAACCTTATGAAACAAATCTTTCTTCGTAGGTACTATGTAAAAAACTAGCCCAGTTCCAAAAGGAGCTTGATACAAAGTTGAAAGCCCAGGATTCAAGCACAGATATTGTCAGGCTGAAGGGTGCACTGAAGTCTAAAGTGAGTATATGGATTAAACGTGTTaataaaagctgtttgtttcagttgttttaactgaaaatgaaatttttacCATATTGCCATGCGAGAATTTGCTTCCTAGCTAAAACTTATTTGCATTTCACTAGTATGTTTTGAATAGTTTGAATGCATTGTCTTAGCTGGTTTTGCAGCACACAAACAATGAATTACATTTAATGATGTTttttatatctgtatatatGGGCATAAAAATTCACACGTGTgtttattaaaaattcagacaGTGAATCATACAGAGCCTTGGAACTCTTTTGTCTTTATTACTGTACAggattaatagaaaaaaaatatttctgcaatgtGTTACTATACCTTGTATTTGTAATGTTAGTCTAGCCATttttaacaaatgttttttGAGCATTAAGATGTGGCCGTCTTGGACAAACAATGATACGTCACATCTGTAGATCTACAGAGATCCCTATTTTGTGAAGGTTActgtaaattattaaataagCTTTATATGttaggagagagagaacagtgaGCTTCTGGAGAATTACCACAAGGCCCGTAAACAAGGAGAAAGCTGGGAATCAAAATGCCATCAAGCAGAAACAGATTGTAGCTCTGTTAGACTCGCACTGACCAGGTCAGAGTCTGAGAACCTCAGgttgaaagagaaaatggagtTCCTTGAAACAGAGATAGAACAAGTAAGTTGAAATCGTTCTTTCTATAGTTCACCCTTGAAATGTTCAGGTATCATTTTAAGCCTGCATGTGTTTAAAATTATGCTTAATGCCACTTCTCATATTGTAGAGATCCTTGCTACAATGAACTGTATAGAGtttgaatttatttaataaCATTGCTAAAATGCTCTAATGTTTGGAATGACTGAAGGCATAATGTCACACACAACTCCACAGCATACttgaaactgtttttcttgcttccGGCTTTTCAACCTCTTTCCGCTACTTTAGATGTCCCAAAGAGTCTCTTCCCACTTGAAAATCTGAAGAACTTAAAGGGAAGTGCACAGCCTGCCTTTGGAAATGTGTAATGAACATATATCTTCTGGTTTGGGGTTGTTAGTTTTTGTTGCAGATcatctctgctttctgaatATCACAGAAGTTACTGAGAGGGCTACCCATCCACATTAGATACTTGAGGAACTgaactgctgtttttcagaaagtgGATGAAAACATAACACTagcaaaacagaacaggaaGATTGTGTGGcagattttcacattttaaaaatataataaaactgATACATGGTCCTAGTTTGTCCAGTGAGCCTTAAATGGGTAGAGACTTTATCCTGCTAATTTCTTCCCACATGGTTGCTATTAAGTATAGGAATAAATAGGCCTCTTAATGAAGAATGTGTCAACAAATTGAGTCAGAATTCCACGTGTCCTATTCAGGTTCACACTGGTTACATGTAAGACACATATCTAAATCAcaggagttttaaaaaatcttaatgcGCTTAGGAGTGCCCTGTGCTCCTTGTGCTTGTTTTTAGACAAGATGGAGCTAGAATTAATGTGATTTGCTCCCCCTACAGTCATCTCTTTGGATCTCATTCCTAGTGAATCTTTCAAGGAAGTTACAGTGCTTTGCTCTGTTAACCTTCCAGACTCATTCTGCTActcactgaaaattattaagTAGTTAAAACTGACCAGAAATACAGGTGTTACTGGGCAAAGCAtaagcatttttcaaaaaggaaaacctggttgcctagggaagttgtggatcccatccctggaagtgtccaaggcccAGGCTGtatgggactttgagcaacctccttcctcctcctcctggaggaagctggagaggtgggatGTATGTTAAGATCTCTTGGTTCATAGATTTACCATGACCTTTGGCTGAGCATTATATTGTACTTAAAGTAAACTAGGTTTTAGTACAATACAGATAAAAGTGTTTGCAGTACCGTAAGTAGACTCAGTTACACATAATAAAATGAACACATAAAAAGACGGAAAAATAGCATCTATTTTACTTACACTACCATTAAAACAGGCAGTTTTCTGTGATTGATTCATCACATATTTTCCTGACTCaccatcccttttttttttttttgtgctttattattttgttcttttggtttggtttcttggtttgatttttttttctttttgtgtaatTCTCTCAGGGGCATCCATTGTTCCCTTTCCAGTGGAACTTGCTAGTTTTTATGGGTATTCTTTTTTAAGTTCCCCAAAGATACAAAGACACTTAATCTCATTTTGGATTTtactcatttttcctttccccccatTTTTATTCTTGATGTTCCTTCAAGTAATTAAGTGTAATCTCACTCTGATGGAGAGTTTGTTATACCAGGTGTTATTTCCTGCATGCAAGTGGCTGCTCAGTAGTTTCTTTCCTCAACAAAATGTAGaacttcccttctcttctttaaTGACTCTGTCTACAGTCTCTATCCCTTGATCCATATATTTCATAGCCTTTTGTTGTTTCTATCAAGTACATTTATATTCTGATATGTACACTGGGTGAATTTATAAATCTGACACAGGATTTTGACTGAGGTCAAATAAAAGTCTAATTATCCATCTTGGATTGAGGGTAAATTTTGGTCATTGGTCCcagacttcttttttctttttctctctttttttttttttttgagatgacCATATTAGTTAGATtaaacttttaaagtaaaatctgTTTAGCTGCAGAGCAAGTGCAAGTCATCCCATTCTGAAATAGAGCTGCTGAGAAAACAACTGGGAAATGAAAGAGCATCTATGAAAAACCTGGAATCTTTGCTTGCAGCCAATCGTGAGAAAGAATTTCAGTCACAGAtagcaaagcaagaaaaagactctgaaattcagtttcttaTGGAACAGCtttctttaacagaaaataaactgtgagTAACTGACCAGGGTAATATTGTGGTTGTTTCATTCTTCCCAGGTGTATATATATGTAgggattattttatatttagctGCATTTTCAAATGGCCACTGTACCTTGGTTACTTTAACAGCAGAAGATACCAAAAGGCTGCTTCTGATTCCTTAGTGATACCCTTATAGACTTTTCTGTGTAGTGTTCTATTTTACTCCAATAAACGTTCTTAATCTCAATTGCATGATATAACTGACCTTCTGATTTTGGATAACTGTATTTGATAACATAATCAGAGGATTGTTGTTGCTATCTAATTAAAGTGTATGGACTTTACAGTGCTATGCAACGACAAGATTTATCTCAGCTCAGaaacagagcagctgagctAGAGCTGGAACTGGATTTCACCAAAAGACA carries:
- the TSGA10 gene encoding LOW QUALITY PROTEIN: testis-specific gene 10 protein (The sequence of the model RefSeq protein was modified relative to this genomic sequence to represent the inferred CDS: substituted 1 base at 1 genomic stop codon), producing MSKKFSSLQGVSSDPEVLKILREREELKSTLKKLERHVAENQGNIKVLTAERDRILCLYEWAQEEISQLRQEVIKYPRSRRRTVTAQAMLRHVEIERDTALLDFRRMTTERDSLREQLKLSQETAFKEKAHLEQQIEELETTIQNLDSERLEQMSKVALMKDAIDSLETETKRLARRALDSETELSRQKAEYVSLSLLHEKTEQSLSETQRSLTKKAYEIQEKIMLLNEKNENFSRQSLVQQEEICALKETIARLNKEKATLQGCVEEGRAKIATFQECLATKEKIVSDFKILNSELERSKKKSAEALSIYEKDNTSLRQELQETKQVLAQTNKKRESLAQENDRLQEHLSNIKQENQVLCKKLAQFQKELDTKLKAQDSSTDIVRLKGALKSKERENSELLENYHKARKQGESWESKCHQAETDCSSVRLALTRSESENLRLKEKMEFLETEIEQLQSKCKSSHSEIELLRKQLGNERASMKNLESLLAANREKEFQSQIAKQEKDSEIQFLMEQLSLTENKLAMQRQDLSQLRNRAAELELELDFTKRQLGTERFEREHAVQKLWHQNCTISYQLSSTLRTSSPEHSPHXSPNRSPGLSLEGGS